From a single Candidatus Zixiibacteriota bacterium genomic region:
- a CDS encoding MFS transporter, producing the protein MLLKRLGISKNVFVLGWVSFFNDIASEMIYPLIPIFLTTTLGAPVSVVGLIEGIAEAISSILKIISGRVSDRVRLRKPFVTIGYLLSSVSKALLGAATGWPLVLAARFTDRFGKGIRTSARDALIAESSELYSIGRSFGFHRALDTLGAVIGPLIGLAILSAVQGSYSIVFLLSAIPGLVGVALLISYVKETRTIKAASPLPKFQWKTLSPSYKIFLLIIIIFSLGNSSDAFLILRAQQMGMSTTNIVLLYTLFNLVYALGSIPAGILSDRFGSKRILNAGFFLFALVYAAFGLITESALLWLLFPLYGLYMALTEGVSKAFIASLIPREQSGTAFGIFQTAIGLSSLVASVVAGILWTEISVPAPFLLGSATALLAALLFFWLMRARAITVD; encoded by the coding sequence ATGCTTCTTAAACGACTCGGAATCTCCAAGAATGTCTTCGTCCTCGGATGGGTCAGCTTTTTTAATGACATCGCATCCGAAATGATTTACCCCCTCATTCCCATATTTTTAACAACAACTCTGGGCGCGCCGGTAAGTGTTGTCGGGCTGATCGAAGGGATAGCCGAAGCCATATCCAGCATTCTCAAAATAATTTCGGGCAGGGTGTCCGACAGAGTCAGGCTCCGAAAGCCCTTTGTTACAATTGGTTATCTGCTCAGTTCTGTCTCCAAAGCGTTGCTCGGCGCAGCAACCGGGTGGCCGCTCGTGTTGGCGGCTCGCTTTACAGATAGATTTGGCAAAGGTATTCGGACCTCGGCTCGCGACGCCCTCATTGCCGAAAGCTCTGAATTATATTCCATTGGCCGCTCATTTGGCTTTCATCGCGCTCTTGACACCCTTGGCGCAGTCATCGGCCCGCTGATCGGTTTGGCCATCCTCAGCGCGGTTCAAGGCAGCTATTCAATTGTGTTCCTTCTCTCGGCCATCCCCGGTTTGGTCGGTGTCGCGCTTTTGATTTCCTATGTGAAGGAAACGCGAACTATTAAGGCGGCCAGCCCATTGCCGAAATTCCAATGGAAGACCCTCAGTCCCTCGTATAAAATATTCTTGCTGATTATTATTATCTTTTCACTCGGTAACAGCTCCGATGCCTTTTTGATCCTTCGCGCCCAGCAGATGGGGATGTCCACAACAAACATCGTCTTACTCTATACGCTCTTCAATTTAGTCTACGCCCTCGGCTCAATTCCCGCCGGGATTCTGAGCGATCGCTTTGGCTCAAAGCGTATTCTGAATGCCGGGTTTTTTCTCTTTGCTTTGGTCTATGCCGCTTTTGGACTGATAACTGAAAGCGCATTACTCTGGCTTCTCTTCCCGCTCTACGGTCTCTATATGGCATTGACTGAGGGAGTGAGCAAAGCCTTTATCGCATCCCTTATTCCGCGCGAACAAAGCGGAACTGCTTTTGGTATCTTTCAGACGGCAATTGGTCTTTCCAGTTTGGTCGCGTCCGTTGTGGCGGGGATTCTGTGGACCGAAATCTCAGTCCCTGCACCGTTTCTTCTCGGCTCTGCCACAGCTCTTTTGGCGGCTTTGCTCTTTTTTTGGCTTATGAGAGCCCGTGCGATTACAGTAGATTGA
- a CDS encoding FlgD immunoglobulin-like domain containing protein encodes MRKANLAALLTLILSTVAFDAFALEPPQLLFSKHLHRIDSVQYIDILQSDMGEISGFILSDSANKKITVFDGAGGVKREISLAHHPGKIIHRYSDNRDTLVIYAVYIMNENQESLRFPGVLMLRITDDTVRISQVWKTNYSGHCMSGKTLENHIRFNSKPDGSYSITLGFSHYFECYELTQGPWWYTWTLTTEFTSYLDTVQAQWNMTNNVSGNFSDDSTQEIWGYRWDVYGHDFRESYDDPNVLYGAGSLLTLANRNGSAIGKKWLHGSKWGPIFSGNFDPSDNYHEIIYHGSGVDWLGNHANAGRYAICYSYSRDIIEEKWFTPLTGQKFMEKYEPESCLVGMHGCDKVVVMQWESGRLTGSHYLDHCIRSPRFVERQTPEKQLLLAGIGGDTLYLYTFESVVDAEREQAPLPASFTLDQNYPNPFNPETRIEYDLSQPTTVQLDVLNILGQRVRQLVDERQSAGRHSVIWDGRNNRGEQVGSGMYLYQLKTGESIASRKMVLLR; translated from the coding sequence ATGAGAAAAGCTAATTTAGCAGCACTGCTCACGCTCATATTGTCCACAGTCGCATTCGATGCGTTTGCTCTTGAGCCGCCACAACTCTTGTTCTCAAAACATCTTCATAGAATCGACAGTGTTCAGTATATTGATATTCTTCAAAGTGACATGGGGGAAATTAGCGGATTTATTTTATCTGACTCGGCTAACAAGAAAATCACGGTATTTGACGGAGCTGGCGGTGTAAAGCGCGAGATTTCGCTGGCGCATCATCCGGGGAAAATTATTCATCGCTACTCAGACAACCGCGATACGTTGGTGATTTATGCGGTCTATATAATGAACGAAAATCAGGAATCGTTGAGATTTCCCGGTGTGCTGATGTTGCGTATAACAGACGATACAGTGCGTATTTCTCAGGTCTGGAAAACTAATTACTCCGGTCACTGCATGTCAGGAAAAACCTTGGAAAACCATATACGGTTTAATTCCAAGCCTGATGGCTCGTACAGCATTACTTTGGGTTTTTCACATTACTTCGAGTGTTATGAGCTCACTCAAGGGCCGTGGTGGTACACATGGACTCTGACAACTGAATTTACATCTTACCTCGATACTGTTCAAGCCCAGTGGAACATGACCAACAATGTGAGCGGCAACTTCTCCGATGACAGCACGCAGGAAATATGGGGATACCGATGGGACGTTTACGGGCACGATTTTAGGGAGTCTTACGATGATCCCAATGTGTTATATGGTGCCGGGAGCCTATTGACCCTCGCAAATAGGAACGGCTCCGCTATCGGAAAAAAATGGCTACATGGCTCTAAATGGGGTCCAATCTTTTCTGGTAATTTTGATCCAAGCGATAATTATCATGAAATTATTTATCACGGCTCAGGCGTTGACTGGTTAGGCAACCACGCGAATGCTGGAAGGTACGCTATTTGTTACAGCTATTCTCGTGATATAATTGAAGAGAAATGGTTTACACCACTCACCGGGCAGAAATTCATGGAAAAATATGAACCGGAATCGTGTCTGGTCGGTATGCACGGATGCGACAAGGTGGTTGTGATGCAGTGGGAAAGCGGTCGGCTCACAGGTAGCCACTATCTCGATCACTGTATTCGCTCACCGCGTTTTGTCGAACGACAGACGCCAGAGAAACAGCTTCTTTTGGCAGGCATCGGCGGAGATACTCTCTATCTTTATACTTTTGAGTCTGTTGTTGATGCAGAGAGAGAACAAGCGCCGCTGCCGGCTTCCTTTACGCTCGATCAAAATTATCCAAATCCATTCAATCCGGAAACGAGAATTGAATATGACCTCTCCCAGCCAACTACTGTTCAATTGGATGTTCTGAATATTCTTGGGCAGAGAGTACGTCAACTGGTAGACGAAAGACAGTCTGCCGGAAGGCATTCAGTGATCTGGGACGGACGTAACAACCGCGGCGAACAGGTGGGCTCGGGAATGTACTTGTATCAGTTAAAGACCGGTGAATCGATTGCCTCGCGCAAGATGGTCTTGTTAAGATAA
- a CDS encoding protein kinase, whose protein sequence is MSLTIGQQLGPYIIESAIGAGGMGEVYKAKDTRLDRIVALKILPERMAHDKDLRARFEREAKIVSSLNHPNICTLYDVGFENGTSFFVMEYLEGETLSERLKRTSLSTEDVLNYAIQIGTALSAAHERGLIHRDLKPGNVILTREGAKLLDFGLAKITVQGGAVQSLTAMTQSTPLTGTGAIMGTLNYMSPEQLEGGEADARSDIFAFGALLYEMITGNRPFEGKSQASLIAAIIEREPRSISEIKPLTPPALDRVVKKCLLKDPHYRWQSARDLTDELRWISQSGSQAGIPFSVSSKRRFQFRMSNIVAALGIITAVVFTSLYFFQPKEEVEVTRFTLSMPEFESIGSPKLSPDGKMLSFLGSDSSGSRSIWVRPLNALQAYKLPGTEIAERPFWSPDSRSIGFFSQEGFKKILVSGGPAQKVVQVRGGDGSWGTNGVVIFDASTFDSIQMLPAAGGAVIGATKINRAQGEKFHAWPTFLPDGNHFFYIAFIDTGAAASRANMLKLGAVDGTADKSFFDVGSRVEFTSSGHVIFIRDGVLVMQKFDEDVLEFVGDATAITDNIAVEELVGLFSVSQNGTLAYQQGSGNSKSNLIWFDRGGKELSRIGGSDYYGDVDLSFDDQKLVYGVYERGDDFDVSIWVHDIPRNISSKLTFSGGNEFHPAWSFDNESIFYTSDAGGSGQIFSLRSDGSGDPRSILASGESFCTAAEASRDGKFLLFNKWTDQWNIFILNLEDTSKIQEISTNKEFQERRGSFTPNGRFVAYQSDESGTSQIYIRNSSGTSGKWQVSTSEGFAPKFRADGKELYYVTPEWDFMAVPVSIDGDKITIGAPQKLFNRRYNTKGIGLMYRYDVSRDGQRFIINVPDGNQQEATFVITLNWEKDLSR, encoded by the coding sequence ATGTCTCTCACAATAGGCCAACAGCTCGGGCCATATATAATTGAATCTGCTATTGGCGCAGGCGGCATGGGCGAAGTCTATAAAGCCAAGGATACGCGGCTCGACCGAATTGTCGCTCTCAAAATCCTTCCGGAGCGCATGGCGCATGACAAGGATCTTCGCGCCCGTTTCGAACGCGAAGCCAAAATTGTCTCCAGCTTGAACCATCCGAATATCTGCACGCTCTATGATGTCGGATTTGAAAATGGCACTTCGTTTTTTGTCATGGAGTATCTCGAAGGGGAAACGCTTTCCGAGCGCCTCAAGAGGACATCACTCTCAACCGAAGATGTCCTGAACTATGCAATTCAGATTGGCACGGCGCTAAGCGCCGCTCACGAGCGCGGACTGATTCACCGGGACCTAAAACCAGGCAATGTCATTCTCACTCGTGAAGGCGCAAAGCTTCTCGATTTCGGGCTCGCAAAGATAACCGTGCAAGGGGGCGCTGTCCAATCGCTCACGGCCATGACTCAGTCGACTCCGCTCACGGGTACCGGTGCAATTATGGGGACGCTCAACTATATGTCGCCGGAACAGCTCGAGGGGGGTGAAGCCGATGCCCGCTCTGATATTTTTGCTTTTGGCGCACTGCTCTATGAAATGATAACGGGAAACAGGCCGTTCGAGGGAAAAAGCCAAGCGAGTCTCATTGCCGCAATTATTGAGCGAGAACCGAGGTCGATTTCCGAAATTAAACCTCTCACCCCGCCCGCGCTCGATAGAGTAGTCAAAAAATGTCTTTTAAAAGACCCGCACTACAGATGGCAGTCGGCTCGCGACCTCACCGATGAGCTTCGCTGGATTTCACAATCTGGTTCACAGGCGGGAATACCATTTTCAGTTTCCTCGAAGAGAAGATTTCAATTCAGGATGTCGAATATTGTCGCGGCACTCGGCATAATTACGGCTGTTGTTTTTACATCTCTATACTTCTTCCAACCGAAAGAAGAAGTAGAAGTTACACGATTTACACTTTCCATGCCGGAATTTGAATCGATCGGTAGTCCGAAACTTTCACCAGACGGCAAAATGCTCTCTTTTTTGGGTTCTGATTCATCCGGCAGTAGAAGTATATGGGTTCGTCCCCTGAACGCGCTACAAGCATACAAACTTCCCGGGACCGAGATTGCGGAACGTCCGTTCTGGTCTCCGGACAGTCGGTCTATCGGGTTTTTCAGCCAAGAAGGATTTAAGAAAATCCTTGTGAGTGGAGGACCTGCCCAAAAAGTGGTACAGGTGAGAGGCGGCGACGGCAGTTGGGGAACGAATGGGGTCGTAATCTTTGACGCGTCGACTTTTGATTCAATTCAGATGTTGCCAGCAGCTGGCGGCGCAGTAATAGGGGCAACAAAAATAAACCGTGCTCAAGGAGAGAAATTTCACGCCTGGCCTACCTTTCTGCCCGATGGAAATCACTTTTTTTATATCGCCTTTATTGACACGGGTGCGGCCGCTTCTCGTGCGAATATGCTCAAACTGGGCGCAGTAGACGGCACGGCAGATAAGTCTTTCTTCGATGTCGGCTCTCGCGTAGAATTTACTTCGTCAGGTCATGTAATCTTCATTCGAGACGGTGTTTTGGTGATGCAGAAGTTTGACGAGGATGTTTTAGAATTCGTGGGCGACGCAACAGCGATCACTGACAATATAGCGGTCGAAGAGCTTGTGGGACTATTCTCGGTATCACAAAACGGCACACTCGCCTACCAACAAGGAAGCGGCAATTCTAAATCCAACCTTATTTGGTTCGACCGTGGAGGCAAAGAACTGAGTAGAATTGGCGGGAGCGATTACTATGGCGACGTGGATCTTTCGTTCGACGATCAAAAATTGGTTTATGGCGTGTACGAGCGTGGGGACGATTTTGATGTGAGCATTTGGGTTCACGATATTCCCCGAAATATTTCCTCAAAATTAACTTTCTCCGGCGGTAACGAATTCCACCCAGCATGGTCATTCGACAATGAGTCGATTTTTTACACCTCCGACGCCGGTGGATCCGGACAGATTTTCTCACTAAGGTCAGACGGGTCGGGCGATCCCCGAAGTATACTCGCCTCAGGAGAATCTTTCTGTACTGCGGCAGAGGCTTCGCGCGATGGGAAATTCTTGCTCTTTAACAAGTGGACCGACCAATGGAATATTTTCATCCTCAATCTTGAGGATACGAGCAAAATTCAAGAAATTTCTACGAACAAGGAATTTCAGGAACGTCGCGGTTCATTTACGCCTAACGGACGGTTTGTCGCGTATCAAAGTGACGAATCCGGAACAAGCCAAATATACATTCGGAATTCATCTGGCACGAGCGGCAAATGGCAGGTTTCAACCTCTGAGGGATTTGCCCCAAAATTCCGAGCAGACGGCAAGGAACTATATTATGTCACACCGGAATGGGATTTTATGGCAGTTCCGGTTTCCATCGATGGAGATAAAATTACCATTGGTGCGCCGCAGAAGCTCTTTAACCGGAGATATAATACGAAAGGAATCGGTCTTATGTATCGCTACGATGTTTCAAGAGACGGCCAGCGATTTATCATTAATGTTCCAGATGGCAATCAGCAAGAGGCGACTTTTGTGATAACTCTCAATTGGGAAAAAGATCTCAGCCGGTAG
- a CDS encoding GIY-YIG nuclease family protein, whose product MPTSTKPIKLYILRCRDNSLYTGITTDIDERLRAHNTGKGAKYTRARLPVNLVYTEQCGSRSLALKREWQIKRWNKQKKEAFVKASSQ is encoded by the coding sequence ATGCCAACATCGACAAAGCCAATCAAACTCTACATCCTTCGCTGTCGCGACAATAGTCTCTACACCGGAATTACAACCGATATCGACGAACGGCTTCGTGCCCACAACACCGGCAAAGGAGCAAAATACACTCGCGCACGTTTGCCTGTCAATTTGGTCTACACAGAACAGTGCGGTTCGCGATCACTTGCGCTCAAAAGAGAATGGCAGATCAAACGCTGGAACAAACAGAAAAAAGAGGCCTTCGTAAAAGCCTCATCTCAATAA
- a CDS encoding amino acid transport protein, protein MNGTTLLIGLITGSVGSGFFIYGKKQRKWLPMLSGVLLCIAPYFVENLTLLVGLSIVLCAVPFVIKGD, encoded by the coding sequence ATGAATGGAACGACTCTTCTCATCGGTCTCATCACCGGATCGGTTGGCTCGGGATTCTTTATCTATGGCAAAAAGCAACGCAAATGGCTGCCGATGCTTTCTGGAGTCCTGCTATGTATCGCGCCCTATTTTGTCGAGAATCTGACACTGCTTGTGGGCCTGTCTATAGTTCTCTGCGCGGTCCCTTTTGTTATCAAGGGTGATTGA